The following proteins are encoded in a genomic region of Diabrotica virgifera virgifera chromosome 1, PGI_DIABVI_V3a:
- the LOC114328941 gene encoding protein dachsous-like has product MISTMAVVWLANLLILAAAADEYVRDLEVSEGAPVGTRIGFIGDGASPNSGPPYLIVPVGSAVETDLSIDQNTGEIRTKVPLDRETRASYHLVAIPMSGDNVKVIVKVLDENDNAPTFPMAVMNIEFPENTPRDVKRTLHPARDLDLDIYNTQKYNIISGNINNAFRLSSHRERDGVLYLDLQINGFLDRETTADYSLVIEALDGGTPPLRGEMIVNITIQDVNDNPPVFNQSRYFATIQENATVGTNVLRVTATDADSEENGQVEYSINRRQSDKDNMFRIESSTGLISVNKPLDFEIKELHELVIVARDHGLQPLEATAFVSIKVTDVNDNQPTINVIFLSDDATPKISESAQPGEFVARISVHDPDSKTDYSNVNVTLSGGDGHFGLTTRDNIIYLVIVSLPLDRELKPNYTLNVEATDNGNPPLHATRTIDLEVTDINDNAPEFDHAVYHANVMEVSDPGTSVLQVLAIDKDEGNNSAISYSLLDTPDTHSGWFRIDSRSGLVTTRVHVDCETDPVPKLTVVATDNGFPPLSSSATVLVTIHDVNDNEPIFDQSFYNVSVAENEPKGRCILKKADHNTQPVHKKEAKNIRLLYPINGDKWTVFHRSTSPTNGAITGHAHSDESNSE; this is encoded by the exons ATGATTTCGACGATGGCGGTAGTGTGGCTGGCCAACCTGCTCATCCTGGCAGCGGCGGCAGACGAATACGTCCGCGACTTGGAAGTGTCAGAAGGAGCTCCCGTGGGAACGAGGATAGGCTTCATCGGCGACGGGGCGTCCCCGAACAGCGGTCCGCCGTATCTGATCGTGCCCGTGGGAAGTGCCGTCGAGACGGATCTCTCCATCGACCAAAACACCGGCGAAATTCGGACTAAAGTGCCTCTGGATAGGGAGACCCGCGCGAGCTACCACTTGGTGGCCATACCGATGAGTGGGGATAATGTCAAAGTGATTGTTAAGGTTCTGGATGAAAACGACAATGCTCCAACCTTTCCGATGGCTGTTATGAACATTGAGTTTCCAGAAAATACACCTAGAGACGTCAAGAGGACCTTACACCCTGCTAGAGATCTGGATCTTGACATCTACAACACGCAAAAGTACAATATAATATCTGGAAACATAAATAACGCATTTAGATTGTCTTCCCACAGAGAACGTGATGGTGTATTGTACTTAGATCTCCAGATCAATGGGTTCTTAGACAGAGAAACCACTGCAGATTACAGTCTAGTCATTGAAGCTTTGGACGGAGGTACTCCTCCTTTAAGGGGAGAAATGATTGTGAATATAACGATTCAGGATGTCAATGATAATCCACCTGTATTTAACCAAAGCAGGTATTTTGCTACCATCCAGGAAAATGCAACAGTTGGAACAAACGTCTTGAGAGTAACAGCTACAGATGCAGACTCTGAAGAAAACGGCCAAGTTGAATATTCCATAAACAGAAGACAAAGTGACAAAGATAACATGTTTCGCATTGAATCCTCCACTGGCCTCATATCAGTTAATAAACCTTTAGATTTTGAAATCAAAGAATTACACGAGTTGGTAATAGTAGCAAGAGATCATGGTTTGCAGCCTTTAGAAGCTACAGCGTTTGTTTCTATAAAAGTGACAGATGTTAACGACAATCAACCAACCATAAATGTGATATTTTTAAGCGACGATGCTACTCCGAAGATAAGTGAATCTGCGCAACCTGGAGAATTTGTAGCCAGAATAAGCGTGCATGATCCAGATTCAAAAACTGATTACTCCAATGTGAATGTAACACTTTCTGGAGGAGATGGCCACTTTGGTCTTACTACCAGAGACAACATTATATATCTGGTGATTGTTTCTTTACCGCTGGACAGAGAGCTGAAGCCTAACTATACTTTGAACGTAGAAGCAACAGATAACGGGAATCCTCCTTTGCACGCCACAAGGACCATAGATCTTGAGGTGACTGATATCAACGATAACGCTCCTGAGTTTGACCACGCTGTTTACCACGCAAACGTTATGGAAGTTTCTGATCCGGGTACGTCCGTTCTTCAAGTGCTTGCCATCGACAAAGATGAAGGAAACAATAGTGCGATCAGTTATTCTCTTTTGGATACTCCGGATACCCATTCGGGATGGTTCCGTATCGATTCTCGAAGTGGTTTGGTAACTACGCGCGTTCACGTGGATTGTGAAACTGATCCAGTGCCAAAATTGACGGTGGTGGCTACCGATAACGGGTTTCCTCCGTTGTCTTCGTCAGCTACAGTGTTAGTGACTATTCATGATGTCAACGACAACGAGCCGATCTTCGACCAGAGCTTCTACAACGTGTCAGTGGCGGAGAATGAGCCGAAAGGACGATGTATTTTAAAG AAAGCAGACCACAACACACAACCTGTGCACAAGAAGGAAGCAAAAAACATCAGATTGCTGTATCCCATAAACGGGGATAAATGGACAGTTTTCCATAGAAGCACTAGTCCAACAAATGGCGCAATTACAGGACATGCTCACTCAGATGAATCAAATTCTGAATAG